The Lachnospiraceae bacterium oral taxon 500 genome window below encodes:
- the tilS gene encoding tRNA lysidine(34) synthetase TilS, with amino-acid sequence MQNHKKIPERILAAQLILSGEAILAGFSGGSDSAALCHALAGLRAELGFSLELFYVQHGLRDEESRSEEEFVRDWAKRYNCPISVQSVNVRELAARQKLSIETAARRLRYQAFAQKAKTGGFDKVALAHHAKDQAETVLLHFLRGSGVDGLTGMKPQNGIYIRPLLSAGKEEIENYLQSEKVPWRQDSSNEDCRYRRNRVRQELLPYLQTAFNPNLVQTLTQTAGQMRDLQEYLKEQTEKEFALTGCCQDGRVVLAGKRLKELLPYMQQMLIRRAVQAAKGDTVNLEAVHVARALSLLAKENGKQEDLVESWRVKKERGDLVFFQAFLPGDQC; translated from the coding sequence ATGCAAAATCATAAGAAAATACCAGAAAGGATTTTGGCGGCGCAGTTGATCTTGTCGGGAGAGGCGATATTAGCCGGATTTTCCGGCGGCAGTGACAGCGCGGCGCTTTGTCATGCTCTGGCCGGACTGCGGGCAGAGCTTGGTTTTTCTTTGGAGCTTTTTTATGTGCAGCATGGTTTAAGGGATGAAGAAAGCCGATCGGAAGAAGAGTTTGTTCGGGACTGGGCCAAGCGCTATAACTGCCCGATTAGCGTTCAAAGCGTGAACGTAAGAGAATTGGCTGCCCGGCAGAAGCTGTCAATTGAAACGGCAGCCCGGCGGCTGCGCTATCAGGCTTTTGCGCAAAAGGCGAAAACCGGAGGCTTTGATAAGGTCGCTTTGGCGCATCATGCCAAAGATCAGGCCGAAACCGTACTGTTGCATTTTTTACGGGGGAGCGGTGTGGACGGGCTCACCGGGATGAAACCGCAAAACGGGATTTATATCCGGCCGCTGCTGTCGGCGGGAAAAGAAGAAATTGAAAATTATTTACAAAGCGAAAAAGTTCCCTGGCGACAGGATTCTTCAAATGAAGATTGCCGGTACCGGCGCAATCGGGTGCGGCAGGAGTTGCTGCCGTATTTGCAGACGGCGTTTAACCCCAATTTAGTTCAGACTTTAACGCAGACCGCCGGACAAATGCGGGATTTGCAGGAATATTTAAAAGAACAGACGGAAAAGGAGTTTGCTTTGACCGGCTGCTGTCAAGACGGACGGGTGGTACTGGCGGGCAAACGTCTGAAAGAGCTTTTGCCTTATATGCAGCAAATGCTGATTCGGCGAGCGGTTCAGGCAGCCAAGGGTGATACCGTCAACTTGGAAGCGGTGCATGTGGCGCGGGCACTGTCATTGCTGGCCAAAGAAAACGGCAAACAGGAGGATTTGGTCGAATCTTGGCGGGTAAAAAAAGAGCGGGGCGATTTGGTCTTTTTCCAGGCATTTTTGCCCGGAGATCAATGTTAG
- a CDS encoding ATPase, protein MIKRELYMSRIRPFIGTELIKVMTGIRRCGKSVMLELIKQELSESGIHPCQFISVNFEDMRYAHLQTAAALHDEITQRAAAIEGKVYLFFDEIQEVKDWEKCINSLRLSLNCDIYITGSNARLLSGELATYLGGRYVEFVIYPFSFAEFIELYRLTAPEEPVAKCFQKYILSGGMPYLANLHYADAPSKQYLCDLFNSVQLKDIVQRNKIRDADLLERIITYVMSSIGTPFSASSLAKFFKHEQRTVAPETILNYLKYCCDAYLFYPVKREDLQGKQLLASTEKYYIADHGVREAVFGGNTKEINLILENIIYLEMLRRGYQVTVGKVGSKEIDFVGSQHGQKLYIQVSYLLSSEETITREFGVYDTVRDNFPKYVISLDEFDMSRNGIKHQNIRNFLLMKEWN, encoded by the coding sequence ATGATTAAACGGGAACTATATATGAGCCGTATTCGTCCGTTCATCGGAACAGAACTGATTAAAGTGATGACCGGTATTCGGCGCTGCGGCAAATCGGTTATGCTGGAATTAATAAAGCAGGAATTAAGTGAAAGCGGCATCCACCCTTGTCAGTTTATCTCGGTCAACTTTGAAGATATGCGCTATGCTCATTTGCAGACAGCGGCCGCTCTGCATGATGAAATCACTCAACGAGCCGCCGCAATCGAGGGCAAGGTTTATTTATTCTTTGATGAAATTCAGGAAGTGAAAGACTGGGAAAAATGTATCAATTCTCTGCGGCTTTCTTTAAACTGTGATATTTATATCACCGGCTCCAATGCCAGACTCTTATCCGGTGAACTGGCAACCTATCTGGGTGGCCGTTATGTGGAGTTTGTTATCTATCCATTCTCTTTTGCAGAGTTTATCGAGTTGTACCGACTGACCGCACCGGAAGAACCGGTTGCCAAATGCTTCCAAAAATATATTCTGTCTGGCGGTATGCCTTATCTGGCCAATCTGCACTATGCAGACGCACCGTCAAAGCAATATCTGTGCGATCTGTTTAACTCGGTTCAGCTCAAAGATATTGTACAGCGAAACAAAATCCGCGATGCCGACCTACTGGAACGCATCATCACCTATGTTATGTCCAGTATCGGCACGCCCTTTTCCGCTTCCTCTCTTGCCAAGTTTTTTAAACACGAGCAGCGCACCGTAGCACCGGAAACGATTTTAAATTATCTCAAATACTGCTGTGACGCTTATTTGTTCTATCCCGTAAAACGTGAGGATTTACAGGGCAAACAGCTTCTTGCATCTACCGAAAAATACTATATTGCTGACCACGGCGTACGCGAGGCTGTTTTCGGCGGCAACACCAAAGAAATCAATCTCATTCTGGAAAATATTATTTATCTGGAAATGCTGCGTCGGGGCTATCAAGTGACTGTCGGCAAAGTCGGCAGTAAAGAGATTGATTTTGTGGGCAGTCAGCACGGTCAAAAGCTATATATTCAAGTTTCTTATCTGCTTTCCTCTGAGGAAACCATTACTCGTGAATTTGGTGTATATGATACTGTCCGTGATAATTTTCCAAAATATGTCATTTCACTGGATGAGTTTGATATGAGCCGCAATGGCATTAAACATCAAAATATCCGCAATTTTCTCCTGATGAAAGAATGGAACTAA
- a CDS encoding UDP-N-acetylglucosamine 1-carboxyvinyltransferase, with protein MEQLLIEGGVRLKGQVEVSGAKNAALPILAAATLTQDVCVIENVPNILDIQIMMKGIECLGAKVTYQNGRVTIDGSGIKQPLVDSEYMQQIRGSYYLLGALLGRFKHAQVIMPGGCNLGTRPIDQHIKSFEALGARTKIEHGFIIANEEKAPLIGTSIYLDIASVGATINSMMAAVLAEGRTVIENPAKEPHVVDLANFLNSMGADIKGAGTDVIRIKGVSRLHGCEYSIIPDQIEAGTFMVAAAITGGDVVVKNLIPKHMEAISAKLLEMNVKLEEREDAIRVYVDEPLRPCNLKTLYYPGLPTDMQPQMTALLALIEGTSIVTETVYIDRFQYVEELLKMGADITVEGNTAIIKGVPRLLAADVKAKDLRAGAALVLAGLAAQGQTGVFHLDYIDRGYERIEEKLQKLGANIKRVSFDNVKSQLRVV; from the coding sequence ATGGAACAATTACTGATTGAGGGCGGAGTCAGACTGAAGGGACAAGTGGAAGTCAGCGGTGCCAAGAATGCGGCTTTGCCGATTTTGGCGGCGGCAACTCTAACTCAGGATGTTTGTGTGATCGAAAACGTGCCGAATATTTTAGATATCCAGATTATGATGAAGGGAATCGAATGTCTGGGGGCAAAGGTAACCTATCAGAATGGCCGGGTGACGATTGACGGCAGCGGAATTAAGCAGCCGCTGGTGGATTCGGAATATATGCAGCAGATTCGCGGCTCTTATTATTTACTGGGAGCTTTATTGGGAAGATTTAAACATGCACAGGTGATTATGCCGGGAGGATGCAATCTGGGAACCCGGCCGATTGACCAGCATATTAAAAGCTTTGAAGCGCTGGGCGCTCGTACAAAAATTGAACACGGCTTTATTATTGCCAATGAGGAAAAAGCGCCGCTGATCGGTACCTCGATTTATTTGGATATTGCCAGTGTTGGCGCAACCATCAACAGCATGATGGCGGCGGTGCTGGCCGAAGGCAGAACGGTGATTGAAAATCCGGCTAAGGAGCCGCATGTTGTGGATTTAGCCAACTTCTTAAACAGCATGGGAGCCGATATTAAGGGTGCCGGGACGGATGTGATTCGGATTAAGGGCGTCAGCCGGCTGCACGGCTGCGAATACTCCATTATTCCCGATCAGATTGAAGCAGGTACCTTTATGGTGGCAGCGGCTATCACCGGGGGCGATGTAGTGGTGAAAAATCTGATTCCCAAGCATATGGAAGCAATTTCAGCCAAGCTTTTGGAAATGAATGTCAAATTAGAGGAACGGGAGGACGCGATTCGGGTTTATGTTGACGAACCGCTCAGGCCCTGCAATTTAAAAACTTTGTATTATCCGGGACTGCCGACCGATATGCAGCCGCAGATGACGGCACTGCTGGCCTTAATCGAAGGAACCAGCATTGTGACCGAAACCGTCTATATCGACCGGTTTCAGTATGTAGAAGAGCTTTTGAAAATGGGCGCCGATATCACGGTGGAGGGTAATACCGCCATTATCAAAGGTGTGCCGCGGCTTCTGGCGGCGGACGTAAAGGCCAAGGATTTACGGGCCGGTGCGGCATTGGTCTTGGCAGGACTGGCAGCACAGGGGCAAACCGGTGTTTTCCACCTGGATTATATTGACCGCGGCTATGAACGGATTGAAGAAAAATTGCAGAAATTAGGTGCCAACATCAAGCGGGTTTCCTTTGATAATGTCAAAAGCCAGCTCAGGGTTGTTTAA
- a CDS encoding AAA family ATPase, producing MEIKRDSYLKKLIARKHNGLIKVVTGIRRCGKSYLLFHLFKNHLIENGIDQQHIIAIAFDTFKNRKYRNPEVFYPFVEEQIKDDKMYYLLLDEVQLLDEFESVLNGFIRMENVDVYVTGSNAKFLSKDIITEFRGRGDEISMYPLSFSEFMSAYPHSKYEGWNEYMLYGGLPSVLTYTENEQKISFLKMLFAETYIQDILGRNNIRNQDELEEVLNIISSAIGSLTNPKKLSDTFRSVKQKAISPITVKKYLDALCDAFLIDKALRYDIKGKKYINTPLKYYFTDMGLRNARLNFRQLEETHTMENIIFNELKIRSYNVDIGLVICNERNAGGNTVRKHLEVDFVCNKGSKRCYIQSAFAVPNQEKLEQEEGSLRRIPDSFKKIIIAKDATSPRFTESGTLIMNIFDFLLNENSLDF from the coding sequence ATGGAAATTAAAAGAGATTCCTATTTGAAAAAATTGATTGCCCGAAAGCATAACGGGCTGATTAAGGTAGTCACTGGTATCCGCCGCTGTGGGAAATCCTATCTGCTGTTTCACTTATTCAAAAATCATCTGATAGAGAATGGCATTGACCAACAGCATATCATTGCGATTGCTTTTGATACTTTTAAAAACAGAAAGTATCGAAATCCCGAAGTATTCTACCCTTTTGTTGAGGAGCAAATCAAGGATGACAAAATGTACTATCTCCTTTTGGACGAAGTTCAGCTTTTGGATGAGTTTGAATCCGTACTTAATGGTTTTATCCGAATGGAAAATGTCGATGTCTATGTCACCGGAAGCAATGCCAAGTTCCTATCTAAGGATATTATTACGGAATTTCGCGGCCGAGGGGATGAAATTTCTATGTATCCGCTGAGTTTTTCTGAATTTATGTCCGCTTATCCGCACTCAAAATACGAGGGCTGGAACGAATATATGCTTTACGGCGGCTTGCCATCCGTCCTCACCTATACGGAGAATGAGCAAAAAATTTCATTTTTAAAAATGCTGTTCGCAGAAACCTATATTCAGGACATTCTTGGTCGAAACAATATCCGAAATCAAGACGAACTGGAAGAAGTCCTCAATATCATTTCCTCGGCAATCGGCTCTCTGACGAATCCGAAAAAACTTTCCGATACATTTCGAAGCGTAAAGCAAAAAGCAATCAGCCCCATTACCGTGAAAAAATACCTTGATGCCCTCTGCGATGCTTTCCTGATTGACAAAGCGCTTCGATACGATATCAAAGGAAAAAAATACATCAATACGCCTCTGAAATATTATTTCACGGATATGGGGCTTAGAAATGCCAGACTGAATTTTCGTCAATTGGAAGAAACGCATACGATGGAAAATATCATCTTCAACGAACTCAAAATCCGCAGCTACAATGTAGACATTGGGCTGGTAATCTGCAATGAACGAAATGCAGGCGGAAATACTGTCCGCAAGCATCTGGAAGTGGATTTCGTCTGCAACAAAGGTTCCAAACGCTGTTATATCCAATCTGCCTTTGCCGTGCCTAATCAAGAAAAGCTGGAACAGGAAGAAGGCTCTTTGCGGCGAATTCCCGATTCCTTCAAAAAAATAATCATTGCCAAGGATGCGACTTCGCCAAGGTTCACCGAATCAGGAACACTGATCATGAATATATTTGATTTTCTTTTAAATGAAAATAGTTTAGATTTTTAA
- the typA gene encoding translational GTPase TypA, with amino-acid sequence MREKKIINIAVIAHVDAGKSTLVDAMLAQSGVFGEHEEIVECVMDSNDIERERGITIYSKNCSINYKDYKINIVDTPGHADFSSEVERIIRTVDTAILLVDSAEGPMPQTRFVLQKSLQQGLCPILLINKIDKNDARPEEVVNMTFDLFAELGANDKQLDFPILYGTARAGVVHYNLDDTNEDIEPLFEMITRQVPSYPDKDDLPLQFQISALAYDDYIGRLGIGRISQGTLHPADIVAVSKRDGSVVKAKVNQVFVNVGLKRTETPEAHSGDIVVISGISDISIGETICLPDNVLPLPMIAIEEPTMSMNFYVNNSPFAGKVGKFVTTRHIAARLKKELETNVGLRVEPIEGSDAYKVSGRGELHLSILIENMRREGYELSVSKPEVLFREKNGKRLEPYEKVSVSAPDEYIGNVIAQLNLRKGAMQSMLAENGHTKVEYLVPTRALLGYRSEFINDTRGEGILLRAFDSYGPYAGEIPGRQNGVLISQEDGQTMAYSLFNLSDRGRLFVGPSEDVYEGMIIGMNNRPEDMVVNPTKNKKLTNTRAAGSDEAIKLLKPLEMSLEAALEFVEPDEWVEVTPTAIRMRKKILNAGDRIKYNRSRS; translated from the coding sequence ATGAGAGAAAAGAAAATTATTAATATCGCGGTCATCGCCCATGTCGATGCCGGCAAGTCCACGCTGGTTGACGCCATGCTGGCGCAGTCGGGTGTATTCGGCGAACATGAAGAAATCGTTGAATGTGTGATGGACAGCAATGATATTGAGCGGGAGCGGGGAATTACCATTTATTCCAAAAACTGCTCCATCAACTATAAAGATTATAAAATCAATATTGTCGATACCCCCGGCCACGCCGACTTTTCTTCGGAAGTCGAGCGCATCATTCGGACGGTCGATACTGCTATTTTGCTGGTCGACTCGGCGGAAGGCCCCATGCCGCAGACCCGCTTTGTGCTGCAAAAGTCTTTGCAGCAGGGACTTTGTCCGATTCTGCTGATTAACAAAATTGATAAAAACGACGCCCGGCCGGAGGAAGTGGTCAATATGACCTTTGATTTATTTGCCGAACTGGGTGCAAATGACAAGCAACTGGATTTTCCGATTTTATACGGAACAGCCAGAGCCGGCGTGGTTCATTATAATCTGGATGACACCAATGAAGATATTGAGCCTCTGTTTGAAATGATTACCCGGCAGGTGCCGTCTTATCCTGATAAGGATGATCTGCCGCTGCAATTTCAAATCTCGGCGCTGGCTTATGATGATTACATCGGCCGGCTGGGAATTGGCCGGATCAGTCAGGGCACGCTGCACCCGGCTGATATCGTAGCTGTCAGCAAGCGGGACGGGAGCGTCGTCAAGGCAAAAGTCAATCAGGTTTTTGTCAATGTCGGTTTAAAGCGGACAGAAACGCCGGAGGCACATTCCGGCGATATCGTCGTCATTTCCGGTATCAGCGATATTTCCATCGGCGAAACGATTTGCCTGCCGGACAATGTTTTGCCGCTGCCGATGATTGCAATCGAAGAACCGACCATGTCGATGAACTTTTATGTCAATAACTCACCCTTTGCCGGAAAAGTCGGTAAGTTTGTCACTACCCGGCACATTGCCGCCCGGCTGAAAAAGGAGCTGGAAACGAATGTCGGCCTGCGGGTTGAGCCGATTGAAGGAAGCGATGCCTACAAGGTCTCCGGCCGGGGCGAGCTGCATTTATCCATTTTAATTGAAAATATGCGGCGGGAAGGCTATGAGTTAAGCGTATCCAAACCGGAAGTGCTGTTTCGGGAGAAGAACGGCAAGCGCTTAGAACCTTATGAAAAGGTCAGCGTCAGCGCGCCGGATGAGTATATCGGCAATGTAATTGCGCAGCTCAATTTGCGCAAGGGTGCCATGCAGTCAATGCTGGCAGAAAACGGCCATACCAAGGTGGAATATTTGGTTCCCACCCGGGCCCTCTTAGGCTATCGCTCCGAATTCATCAACGATACCCGAGGCGAGGGGATTCTGCTGCGGGCATTTGATTCTTACGGCCCGTATGCCGGTGAAATCCCGGGGCGGCAAAACGGCGTTTTGATTTCGCAGGAGGACGGCCAGACGATGGCGTATTCACTGTTTAACCTGAGTGACCGGGGACGGCTGTTTGTCGGCCCGTCGGAGGATGTTTACGAAGGCATGATCATCGGTATGAATAACCGGCCCGAAGATATGGTGGTCAATCCCACGAAAAACAAGAAGCTGACCAATACCCGGGCAGCCGGCAGTGATGAGGCCATTAAGCTGTTAAAACCTCTGGAAATGTCCTTAGAGGCAGCGTTGGAGTTTGTTGAGCCGGACGAATGGGTCGAGGTGACGCCGACGGCCATCCGGATGCGCAAGAAAATCTTAAACGCCGGCGACCGGATCAAATATAACCGCAGCCGGTCGTAA
- a CDS encoding cell division protein FtsH, protein MELARDIDKGNVVKIIIYPSEYIPTGRAVVYFKDPTIAAAEINLPNTQEFEKEMLAKNIGTYMAEVQKASQFWSMAPMVLTFVSVLFLLIFVMSQAQGGGGSKIMSFGRSRARKSSDKDKKVTFQDVAGLEEEKEDLKEIVEFLMNPQKFSALGARIPKGVLLVGPPGTGKTLLAKAVAGEAKVPFFSISGSDFVEMFVGVGASRVRDLFDEAKKHSPCIVFIDEIDAVGRRRGAGLGGGHDEREQTLNQLLVEMDGFGINEGVIVIAATNRVDILDPALLRPGRFDRQVTVGRPDVKGREEILKVHAKGKPLSDNVDLKEVARTTAGFTGADLENLLNEAAIFAARKGARVVSQDNLREAFVKVGIGTEKRSRIISEKEKRITAYHEAGHAIIHQVLPNIDSVHSISIIPTGFAGGYTMPMPKKDEMYMTKSKMEQEIVALLGGRAAEALIIGDITTGASNDIERATKIARNMVVRYGMSDVIGPILLGEDEDEVFIGRDWGHTRNYGENIAGLIDEEIKRIVTDAYQEATDILEKYIDVLHATAKLLIENEKVYREQFVALFGDRLPKEEEEEMHTSLKEQTEALRRAKEEKANNDFMPDLGGADLAPGENNQE, encoded by the coding sequence ATGGAACTGGCTCGGGATATTGATAAAGGCAATGTGGTGAAAATCATCATTTATCCGAGCGAATATATTCCGACCGGCCGGGCAGTTGTGTATTTTAAAGATCCGACCATCGCAGCAGCCGAGATTAACCTGCCCAATACTCAGGAATTTGAGAAGGAAATGCTGGCCAAAAATATCGGCACTTATATGGCCGAGGTGCAAAAGGCCAGTCAATTTTGGAGCATGGCGCCGATGGTGCTGACCTTTGTTTCGGTTCTTTTCCTGTTGATTTTTGTGATGAGCCAGGCTCAGGGCGGAGGGGGCTCTAAGATTATGTCGTTTGGCCGCAGCCGGGCGCGAAAATCCAGTGATAAGGATAAAAAGGTTACTTTTCAGGATGTGGCCGGTTTAGAGGAAGAAAAAGAGGATTTAAAGGAGATTGTTGAGTTTTTGATGAATCCGCAGAAGTTTTCCGCACTGGGTGCGCGGATTCCCAAAGGCGTGCTGCTGGTCGGCCCTCCGGGTACCGGTAAAACACTTTTAGCTAAGGCGGTGGCTGGAGAAGCGAAAGTGCCGTTCTTTAGTATTTCCGGTTCGGACTTTGTGGAAATGTTTGTCGGTGTCGGTGCTTCCCGAGTTCGGGATTTATTTGACGAAGCCAAGAAGCACTCGCCCTGTATTGTTTTTATTGACGAGATTGATGCGGTCGGACGCCGGCGCGGAGCCGGACTGGGCGGCGGGCATGATGAAAGAGAGCAGACGCTCAATCAGCTTTTGGTTGAAATGGACGGCTTCGGCATCAATGAAGGCGTAATCGTGATTGCAGCCACCAACCGGGTGGATATCTTAGACCCGGCACTGCTGCGGCCGGGGCGGTTTGACCGGCAGGTTACGGTCGGTCGGCCGGATGTCAAGGGTCGGGAGGAAATTTTGAAGGTTCATGCCAAGGGCAAGCCCTTGTCGGATAATGTGGATTTAAAAGAAGTGGCCAGAACAACCGCCGGTTTTACCGGCGCGGACTTGGAAAATCTCTTGAACGAAGCGGCGATTTTTGCCGCCCGCAAGGGTGCGCGCGTGGTCAGTCAGGATAATCTGCGCGAAGCTTTTGTTAAAGTCGGGATTGGTACGGAAAAGCGTTCCCGCATCATCAGTGAAAAGGAAAAGCGGATTACCGCCTATCATGAGGCGGGACATGCCATTATTCATCAGGTTTTACCGAACATTGACTCGGTGCACAGCATTTCCATCATTCCCACCGGTTTTGCCGGCGGCTATACTATGCCGATGCCGAAGAAGGACGAAATGTATATGACCAAGTCGAAGATGGAGCAGGAAATTGTGGCTCTCTTAGGCGGCCGGGCGGCGGAAGCGCTGATTATCGGCGATATCACCACCGGTGCATCCAATGATATTGAAAGAGCAACCAAGATTGCCCGCAATATGGTGGTGCGCTACGGGATGAGCGATGTGATCGGGCCGATTCTTTTGGGCGAGGATGAAGATGAGGTCTTTATCGGCCGGGATTGGGGGCATACCCGCAATTACGGCGAAAATATTGCCGGTTTGATTGATGAGGAAATTAAACGGATTGTAACGGATGCTTATCAGGAAGCAACCGATATTTTGGAGAAATACATTGATGTGCTGCATGCGACGGCGAAGCTTCTGATTGAAAATGAAAAAGTCTACCGCGAGCAGTTCGTTGCCTTGTTCGGCGATCGGCTGCCCAAGGAAGAAGAGGAAGAGATGCATACCTCTTTAAAGGAGCAGACCGAAGCACTGCGTCGGGCAAAGGAAGAAAAGGCGAATAATGACTTTATGCCTGATCTCGGCGGTGCGGATTTGGCTCCCGGAGAAAATAATCAGGAATAA
- the hpt gene encoding hypoxanthine phosphoribosyltransferase — protein MSGIKIKERIARETIEARIKELGKQISRDYADTGVHLVCILKGAFMFMSDLAKELTCPVTVDFMAVSSYEDQLESTGIVKIVKDLDGSIEGKHVLIIEDIIDSGRTLHYLMEILAKRNPASIRLAALLDKAPRRVIPIEVAYCGFQIEDFFVLGYGLDYLQKYRNLPYIGELVEE, from the coding sequence ATGTCAGGCATTAAAATTAAAGAAAGAATAGCAAGAGAAACCATAGAAGCCAGAATCAAAGAATTGGGCAAGCAGATTAGCCGTGACTATGCGGACACAGGTGTGCATCTGGTCTGCATTTTAAAGGGTGCGTTCATGTTCATGAGCGATTTGGCCAAGGAGCTGACCTGCCCGGTAACGGTTGATTTTATGGCGGTCAGCAGCTATGAGGATCAGTTGGAAAGCACCGGTATTGTCAAAATCGTAAAAGATTTAGACGGCAGTATTGAAGGCAAACATGTGCTGATTATTGAAGATATCATTGATTCCGGGCGAACGCTCCATTATTTGATGGAGATTTTAGCCAAGCGCAATCCCGCTTCCATTCGGTTGGCGGCTCTTTTGGATAAAGCACCCCGGCGGGTAATTCCGATTGAGGTGGCTTATTGCGGTTTTCAGATTGAAGACTTTTTTGTGCTGGGATATGGCCTTGATTATTTGCAAAAATATCGTAATTTACCATATATCGGCGAATTAGTAGAGGAGTAA
- a CDS encoding YihA family ribosome biogenesis GTP-binding protein, with protein MIVNNASLAAVGVKEEQYPQTGLPEIAMAGKSNVGKSSLINTLLRRKALARTSSQPGKTQTINFYQVENLFYFVDLPGYGYAKVSKTERERWAKMIDDYLHTRQTLLQVILLVDGRHEPSANDVQMLEWIRSFGYAPTVIATKMDKMGKQQQAKALKLIRQTLQLESDQLFPFSALTKDGTEPIWEMLDKLLIKAAD; from the coding sequence ATGATAGTAAATAACGCTTCGCTGGCGGCAGTGGGAGTAAAGGAAGAACAATACCCCCAGACCGGCCTGCCGGAAATCGCCATGGCCGGCAAATCAAATGTCGGCAAGTCGTCACTGATTAACACACTTCTGCGGCGGAAAGCGCTGGCTCGGACTTCCTCGCAGCCCGGCAAGACGCAGACGATTAATTTTTATCAGGTCGAGAACCTGTTTTATTTTGTGGATCTGCCCGGTTACGGCTATGCCAAAGTGTCCAAAACCGAGCGGGAGCGCTGGGCGAAGATGATTGATGATTATCTGCATACCCGGCAGACGCTGCTGCAAGTCATTTTGCTGGTAGACGGCCGCCATGAGCCGTCGGCCAACGATGTGCAGATGCTGGAGTGGATTCGCTCGTTTGGCTATGCGCCGACCGTGATTGCAACCAAAATGGACAAAATGGGCAAACAGCAGCAGGCCAAAGCACTGAAGCTGATTCGCCAGACTCTGCAGCTGGAAAGCGACCAGCTGTTTCCTTTTTCGGCACTGACCAAAGACGGAACCGAACCGATTTGGGAAATGCTGGATAAACTGCTGATCAAAGCAGCAGACTGA
- a CDS encoding HU family DNA-binding protein, producing MNKAELVSAIAEKAELSKKDAEKGLKAFMDVVTEELTKGGKVQLVGFGNFEVAERKERKGHNPQTKQQITIPASKAPKFKAGKALKDAVNVPAPKSKKKK from the coding sequence ATGAACAAAGCGGAATTAGTTAGCGCAATTGCAGAGAAGGCGGAACTGAGCAAGAAAGACGCGGAAAAAGGCTTAAAGGCTTTTATGGATGTTGTTACCGAAGAGTTGACCAAGGGTGGAAAAGTACAGTTAGTTGGCTTTGGTAATTTTGAAGTAGCCGAAAGAAAAGAAAGAAAAGGACACAATCCGCAGACCAAACAGCAGATTACGATTCCGGCTTCGAAGGCACCGAAGTTCAAAGCTGGTAAGGCTTTAAAGGATGCGGTTAATGTACCGGCTCCGAAATCCAAGAAGAAGAAATAA
- a CDS encoding RNA-binding protein: MRIDKFLKVSRLIKRRTVANEAASAGRVKINGKVVKPSEEVKIGDIIEIGFGQKSVKAEVLSISNVIRKEEADGMIRYLSGE, encoded by the coding sequence ATGAGAATCGACAAGTTTTTAAAGGTATCCCGTTTGATTAAACGGCGGACAGTGGCAAATGAAGCGGCATCGGCCGGCCGGGTAAAAATTAACGGTAAGGTGGTCAAGCCATCCGAAGAGGTCAAAATCGGCGATATTATTGAGATTGGCTTTGGCCAGAAAAGCGTTAAGGCTGAGGTATTATCAATCAGTAATGTCATCCGCAAAGAAGAAGCCGATGGCATGATCCGGTATTTATCGGGAGAATAA